One window of Cygnus atratus isolate AKBS03 ecotype Queensland, Australia chromosome 17, CAtr_DNAZoo_HiC_assembly, whole genome shotgun sequence genomic DNA carries:
- the HIC2 gene encoding hypermethylated in cancer 2 protein, whose amino-acid sequence MELPNHAKQLLLQLNQQRAKGFLCDVIIVVENALFRAHKNILAASSMYFKSLVLHDNLINLDTDMVNPTVFRQILDFIYTGKLLTTDQPGEQNFNALLTAASYLQLHDLAALCRKKLKRNSKSFAGKAGGLGVGRSARSQRLSTASVIQARYSGSNEGMKGSHSKELSKGKLSDDEVFISSSNQENCHSLSRGASKNGGGGGSANGSTGDQELGLDLSKKSPSLPVAASHDDTQHSESQHGSPQSASAPAANSASSFDESGVGAPHSMADSSDPMEMDLSEECHHSLTESSQRKGLRHSSRKKEWIKKDSAFDRKEGSKDRDEGEGLPNGILLGPLSKSVERSLAGAYGADLPYACKEEVENGKENSDDSGQSESESGGHTSANYVYRQEGFEPVAYGDNLYVCIPCGKGFPSSEQLNAHVETHTEEDLYIKEEGTYGSKDEAEDLSNPNPSYAAESRPFKCSVCEKSYKDPATLRQHEKTHWLTRPFPCNICGKMFTQRGTMTRHMRSHLGLKPFACEECGMRFTRQYRLTEHMRVHSGEKPYECQLCGGKFTQQRNLISHLRMHTSPT is encoded by the coding sequence ATGGAACTGCCAAATCATGCCAAACAACTGCTACTGCAGCTGAACCAGCAACGAGCCAAAGGTTTCCTCTGTGATGTGATCATTGTGGTAGAAAATGCCCTGTTTCGTGCCCATAAGAACAtcctggcagccagcagcatgtATTTCAAATCCCTTGTCCTGCATGACAACCTGATTAACTTAGACACGGACATGGTGAACCCCACCGTGTTCCGTCAGATCTTGGACTTTATTTATACTGGTAAGCTCTTAACGACTGACCAGCCCGGTGAACAGAACTTTAATGCTCTCCTCACCGCAGCAAGCTACCTCCAACTGCACGACctggcagctctctgcagaaagAAGCTGAAGCGGAACAGCAAGTCCTTTGCTGGCAAGGCCGGTGGCCTTGGGGTCGGGAGATCTGCCAGGAGTCAGAGACTTTCCACCGCTTCGGTCATCCAAGCTCGCTATTCAGGGTCAAATGAGGGGATGAAGGGCTCGCACTCAAAGGAGCTGTCAAAGGGAAAGCTCTCCGATGACGAGGTCTTCATCAGCAGCTCCAACCAAGAGAACTGTCACTCCTTAAGCAGGGGAGCCAGTAAGAACGGCGGTGGGGGCGGCAGTGCAAACGGGAGCACCGGTGACCAGGAGCTAGGCCTCGATCTGTCCAAAAAAAGCCCGTCGCTCCCTGTTGCAGCCTCCCATGATGACACGCAGCACAGCGAAAGCCAGCATGGCTCTCCCCAATCTGCCTCAGCCCCCGCAGCCAACAGTGCCTCATCGTTCGACGAGTCCGGAGTCGGAGCCCCTCACAGCATGGCGGACAGCAGTGACCCCATGGAGATGGATCTGAGCGAGGAGTGCCACCACTCGCTGACGGAGAGCAGCCAGCGCAAGGGCCTCCGGCACTCATCCCGCAAGAAGGAGTGGATCAAGAAAGACAGCGCCTTTGACCGAAAGGAGGGGAGCAAAGACAGGGACGAGGGCGAAGGGCTGCCCAACGGTATCCTTCTGGGGCCCTTGTCCAAATCTGTGGAGCGGAGCTTGGCCGGAGCCTATGGCGCAGACCTGCCCTACGCATGtaaggaggaggtggaaaacGGGAAGGAGAACAGCGATGACAGCGGCCAGAGCGAGAGCGAGAGCGGCGGGCACACCAGTGCCAACTACGTCTACCGGCAGGAGGGGTTTGAGCCAGTGGCCTACGGCGACAACCTGTACGTCTGCATCCCCTGTGGCAAAGGCTTCCCCAGCTCCGAGCAGCTGAACGCCCACGTGGAAACGCACACCGAGGAAGACCTTTACATCAAGGAGGAAGGCACGTACGGCAGCAAGGATGAAGCTGAGGATTTGTCCAACCCCAACCCGTCCTACGCCGCGGAGTCCCGGCCCTTCAAGTGTTCGGTGTGTGAGAAGAGCTACAAGGATCCAGCTACGCTGCGGCAGCATGAGAAGACTCACTGGCTGACACGGCCCTTCCCTTGCAACATCTGCGGCAAGATGTTCACGCAGCGGGGCACCATGACACGGCACATGCGCAGCCACTTGGGGCTCAAGCCCTTTGCTTGCGAGGAATGCGGGATGCGCTTTACCCGGCAGTACCGACTGACAGAGCATATGCGTGTCCACTCAGGAGAAAAACCTTACGAATGTCAACTGTGTGGTGGGAAATTCACCCAGCAGCGCAATCTGATCAGCCACCTGCGAATGCATACCTCTCCCACATAA